A single region of the Melioribacteraceae bacterium 4301-Me genome encodes:
- the queF gene encoding preQ(1) synthase: protein MVDKLKLLETFPNPNPERDYTIIHTAPEFTSLCPKTGQPDFATIILEYIPDKLCVELKSYKFYLQSYRNEGIYFEAVTNKILNDLIELLQPRYIKITARFNTRGGIHSDIIAEQRRKKLKKKFV from the coding sequence ATGGTCGACAAGCTTAAACTTCTTGAGACATTTCCAAACCCAAATCCAGAACGTGATTACACAATAATTCACACAGCTCCAGAATTTACTTCATTATGTCCCAAAACTGGGCAGCCGGATTTTGCAACAATAATTCTCGAATACATTCCGGATAAACTTTGTGTGGAACTAAAATCATACAAATTTTACTTGCAGTCTTATCGAAATGAAGGGATTTATTTTGAAGCAGTAACAAATAAGATATTAAATGATTTGATTGAACTGTTGCAACCACGTTATATAAAAATAACAGCTCGGTTTAATACACGTGGCGGTATTCATTCGGATATTATTGCAGAACAAAGACGGAAAAAATTGAAAAAAAAGTTCGTTTGA
- a CDS encoding tyrosine phenol-lyase: protein MAKKIIKRSWAEPFKIKVVEPIKMTTREYREKCAKEAGYNTFLLKSADVYIDLLTDSGTNAMSDYQWAGMMIGDEAYAGSRNFYYLWDNVKKYYGMPYFVPTHQGRAAEHLISKIMIKPGDYIPGNMYFTTTRLHQELAGGTFVDVIIDEAHIPQNKHPFKGNVDLQKLEDLIKKVGAKKIPYVSIAGPVNMAGGQPISMQNLKEVSKLCDKYGIKLWFDATRATENAYFIKVREKGYENKSIALILKEMCSYFDGLWVSAKKDLMVNIGGFLATRNKKVYEEARNMVVVYEGLHTYGGLAGRDMEAMARGIEEMVEFDNIKARVGQVEYCGKQLEKYGIPMVYPFGGHAIFLDAKKFLPHLRQDVFPAQALANEIYVDSGVRGMERGIVSAGRDPKTGQHRYPKLELVRLTFPRRVYTQAHIDVMVESIATVFQNRKQIKGLKMVYEPKYLRFFQARFSKL from the coding sequence ATGGCAAAAAAAATAATTAAAAGGAGCTGGGCAGAGCCCTTCAAAATTAAGGTTGTTGAACCAATTAAAATGACAACGAGAGAATATCGTGAAAAATGTGCAAAAGAAGCCGGTTACAATACTTTTTTATTGAAATCAGCTGATGTTTACATAGACCTTTTAACTGACAGCGGTACGAATGCAATGAGCGATTATCAATGGGCTGGAATGATGATAGGTGATGAAGCATATGCCGGTAGCAGGAATTTTTACTACTTATGGGATAATGTGAAAAAATATTATGGTATGCCTTATTTTGTACCCACACATCAAGGCAGGGCTGCAGAGCATTTGATTTCAAAAATAATGATTAAGCCAGGAGATTACATTCCCGGCAATATGTACTTTACTACAACAAGACTTCATCAAGAGCTTGCCGGGGGTACGTTTGTCGATGTAATTATAGACGAAGCCCACATCCCTCAAAACAAACACCCTTTTAAAGGAAATGTCGATTTACAAAAATTAGAAGACCTGATTAAAAAAGTCGGTGCTAAAAAAATACCTTATGTTAGTATAGCTGGACCGGTTAATATGGCCGGCGGACAGCCAATTTCAATGCAAAACTTAAAAGAGGTTTCTAAACTTTGTGATAAATACGGCATTAAACTTTGGTTTGATGCTACCCGCGCAACAGAAAATGCTTATTTTATAAAAGTAAGAGAAAAAGGCTATGAGAATAAATCAATTGCGCTGATACTTAAAGAAATGTGTTCTTATTTTGATGGATTATGGGTTAGCGCAAAAAAAGATTTAATGGTTAATATTGGGGGCTTTTTAGCAACGCGAAATAAAAAAGTCTACGAAGAAGCGCGCAATATGGTTGTTGTTTATGAAGGACTTCATACCTACGGCGGTTTAGCCGGCAGAGATATGGAAGCTATGGCCCGAGGTATTGAAGAAATGGTCGAGTTTGATAATATAAAAGCAAGAGTTGGACAAGTAGAATATTGCGGAAAGCAGCTCGAAAAATATGGCATCCCAATGGTTTACCCTTTCGGCGGTCATGCAATATTTCTCGATGCAAAAAAATTTTTGCCTCATTTAAGACAAGATGTTTTTCCAGCTCAAGCACTTGCTAATGAAATTTATGTTGATTCTGGAGTTAGAGGAATGGAAAGGGGTATTGTTTCTGCTGGTCGAGATCCTAAAACCGGTCAGCACAGATACCCTAAACTAGAATTAGTTAGACTTACCTTTCCTCGAAGAGTCTATACTCAAGCTCATATTGATGTAATGGTTGAATCAATTGCTACCGTATTTCAAAATAGAAAGCAAATTAAAGGATTGAAAATGGTCTACGAGCCAAAGTATTTAAGATTTTTTCAAGCACGATTTAGTAAATTGTGA
- a CDS encoding HD domain-containing protein: MNNVFTLKEQFLKEKSELFSNTELLKNPFKFCVTFSLMVERYVQLVLKGKRLKCAVAAVGSFSRRELSPYSDIDIMFIYSKVDGNEDVIKECVTELWDCGIEVSHTVREYKDIKKFLKEDLHAFTQFFETRYIIGSRQIYDAWIGKVLSALNNKYKKELIEKFFNDINARYTKYGDSAKVLEPNVKFTAGGLRDLQIVEWIYSLKNDILLSEQSEITQTEVFLNLVKKNKIILPRAAARLYESYKLILATRNFLHLLSGHKNDRLEFSSQEKIARFFDYGENTWHSYMKKYFEAANVIKRFNRTMMKRFEEEITNPISDMLSIDLDEDFVLKGNNLTKIRKTPLTFSSIMRAFYYYCLYDAQFDEQLRSEIIEAVFDHEETQNLEMHSSVFFREILKLPKNVGKTLYVMNELGVLGIFLPEFKDLIGFFQPGVYHCYTADEHTLIALNNLEKLINEESFLGKLFASTKNKDVLYLAVLFHDIAKPISISGHEIIGAEVANSVMERLGYDQNEITLVQFLVRHHLTMEQVAFRRNLNDSTTLDNFVKIFPSLEALDLLYLLTYADLSAVSPVVWTQWKGDLLYELYSKTKRMLVERISGEELLSYTTQEILRETKAYSEESFRQHIDQIDDIGYLQNFSQDEINQHIEEIEKGSPVSVFFKEVAGFTNVTVITKDSASLLSRLCGALSINDLNIHDAKIFTRKDGIVIDSFNVTDFRTGGVIDEAKYPKIISDLNLAVENELQITKEFSKIKSKWWRIENKLFKRKGKVKIEFEKHDKYTIIDVYSPDRLGLLYQVTKKMNELGLSIYFAKIATKADDVVDAFYVLDHNRKKISTNNYQLITVELTQTIEEML, from the coding sequence ATGAATAATGTTTTCACACTGAAAGAGCAATTCTTAAAAGAAAAAAGTGAATTGTTCAGTAATACGGAATTATTAAAAAATCCTTTTAAGTTTTGCGTTACATTCAGTCTAATGGTTGAAAGATATGTTCAGCTCGTTCTAAAAGGCAAAAGACTTAAATGTGCAGTTGCTGCAGTAGGGAGTTTTTCGCGAAGAGAACTATCTCCTTATTCTGATATAGATATAATGTTTATTTATTCTAAGGTGGATGGAAACGAAGATGTAATAAAAGAATGTGTAACTGAGCTTTGGGATTGTGGAATTGAAGTTTCACATACTGTGAGAGAATATAAAGACATTAAAAAGTTTTTAAAAGAAGACCTTCATGCATTTACACAGTTTTTTGAAACGAGATATATAATTGGTAGTCGGCAAATTTATGACGCATGGATTGGAAAAGTTTTATCTGCATTGAATAACAAGTACAAAAAAGAATTAATAGAAAAATTTTTTAATGATATAAATGCAAGGTATACCAAGTACGGCGATTCTGCAAAAGTTCTTGAGCCAAACGTAAAATTTACTGCTGGCGGATTAAGAGACCTTCAAATTGTCGAATGGATATATTCATTAAAAAACGATATTCTTTTATCTGAGCAGAGCGAAATTACTCAGACCGAAGTTTTTTTGAATCTCGTCAAAAAAAATAAAATAATTCTGCCGCGAGCTGCAGCAAGACTTTACGAAAGCTACAAATTAATTCTTGCAACAAGAAATTTTTTACATCTTTTATCGGGTCATAAAAATGACCGTTTGGAATTTAGCTCTCAAGAGAAAATTGCAAGATTTTTTGACTATGGAGAGAATACATGGCATTCTTATATGAAAAAATACTTCGAGGCGGCAAATGTAATTAAACGGTTTAACCGCACAATGATGAAGAGGTTTGAGGAAGAAATTACTAATCCTATTTCTGATATGCTCTCAATTGATCTTGATGAAGATTTTGTTCTTAAAGGAAATAATCTTACCAAAATCCGTAAAACCCCGCTTACATTTTCTTCTATTATGCGGGCATTTTATTATTATTGTTTGTACGACGCTCAGTTTGACGAACAGCTGCGTTCAGAAATAATTGAAGCTGTTTTCGACCATGAAGAAACTCAAAATCTGGAAATGCATTCATCTGTTTTTTTTCGAGAAATTCTAAAACTGCCAAAAAATGTAGGGAAAACTTTATACGTAATGAATGAACTTGGTGTTTTGGGAATATTCCTACCAGAGTTTAAGGATCTTATTGGGTTTTTTCAGCCGGGCGTTTATCATTGTTATACTGCAGACGAACACACTTTAATTGCTCTAAATAATTTAGAAAAGCTGATAAATGAAGAGTCCTTTTTAGGGAAGCTTTTTGCTAGTACAAAAAATAAGGATGTTCTGTATTTGGCAGTCCTTTTTCATGATATAGCTAAACCGATAAGCATTTCCGGACACGAAATAATTGGGGCTGAAGTTGCTAATTCTGTTATGGAACGACTTGGCTATGATCAAAATGAAATAACACTAGTTCAATTTTTAGTGCGGCATCACCTTACTATGGAACAAGTAGCCTTTAGAAGAAACCTTAATGATTCAACTACGCTCGATAATTTTGTTAAAATTTTCCCTTCATTAGAAGCACTTGACCTTTTGTATCTTTTAACTTATGCAGATTTATCGGCAGTTTCACCTGTTGTATGGACTCAATGGAAAGGAGATTTATTGTACGAACTTTATAGTAAAACAAAAAGAATGCTGGTTGAAAGAATTTCCGGTGAAGAACTTCTTTCGTACACTACTCAAGAAATCTTACGCGAAACAAAAGCATATTCCGAAGAATCCTTTAGACAACACATAGACCAAATTGATGATATTGGATATTTACAAAATTTCTCTCAAGATGAAATTAACCAACATATAGAGGAAATCGAAAAAGGTTCACCCGTCTCTGTGTTTTTTAAAGAAGTAGCAGGATTTACAAATGTAACTGTTATTACAAAAGATTCAGCCTCGCTGCTTTCTCGACTTTGTGGTGCACTTTCAATTAATGACCTTAATATTCACGATGCAAAAATTTTTACTAGAAAAGATGGGATAGTAATAGATAGCTTTAATGTAACAGATTTTAGAACAGGTGGTGTAATTGATGAAGCAAAATATCCTAAAATAATTTCCGACCTCAATCTTGCAGTTGAAAATGAACTTCAAATCACTAAGGAGTTTAGTAAAATTAAATCTAAATGGTGGCGAATTGAAAATAAATTATTCAAGCGTAAAGGCAAAGTTAAAATTGAATTTGAAAAACACGATAAGTACACAATTATTGATGTGTATTCACCCGATAGACTTGGTCTTCTTTATCAAGTTACTAAAAAAATGAATGAACTTGGCCTTTCAATTTATTTTGCAAAAATAGCTACCAAAGCCGATGATGTAGTAGATGCATTTTATGTACTTGACCATAATAGAAAAAAAATTTCCACTAACAATTACCAATTAATTACTGTAGAATTAACCCAAACTATCGAAGAAATGCTATAG
- the murI gene encoding glutamate racemase — protein sequence MNKSNPIGFFDSGIGGLTVVKAVTKLLPNENIVYFGDTARVPYGGKSNNTVIEYALQAANFLLRKNIKLLVVACNTVSSVALKELKRFLTIPVIGMIEPGSKMALSESKNGIVGVIGTVSTINNKAYSKELKRLNPKVKVIEKACPLFVPLAEEGWLNHKATELIAKEYLTELKEKEIDSLILGCTHYPILHDVIQKVMGKSVKLVDSGTPAAKLVEEYLNGRGLRNDSNKIGYKEFYVSDIPAKFKEIANRFLGSKINNIHKVELEELTNEL from the coding sequence ATGAACAAATCAAATCCAATAGGCTTTTTTGACTCTGGTATTGGTGGACTTACTGTTGTAAAAGCTGTTACTAAACTTCTGCCAAATGAAAATATAGTTTACTTTGGCGATACTGCTAGAGTGCCTTACGGCGGTAAGTCTAACAATACTGTAATTGAATACGCTTTGCAAGCAGCTAATTTTTTATTAAGAAAGAATATTAAACTACTTGTTGTTGCTTGTAATACAGTCTCTTCAGTTGCGTTGAAAGAACTTAAAAGGTTTTTAACTATTCCAGTAATTGGAATGATTGAACCGGGTTCGAAAATGGCTTTAAGCGAATCTAAAAATGGTATTGTTGGTGTAATTGGTACTGTGTCAACAATTAATAATAAGGCTTATTCCAAAGAACTGAAAAGACTTAATCCAAAAGTTAAAGTCATTGAAAAAGCATGCCCGTTGTTTGTGCCCCTTGCCGAAGAAGGATGGCTTAATCATAAGGCAACAGAACTTATTGCAAAGGAATACTTGACAGAATTGAAAGAAAAAGAAATCGATAGTTTGATTTTGGGCTGTACTCATTACCCAATTTTGCATGACGTGATTCAAAAGGTAATGGGTAAATCTGTAAAGCTTGTTGATTCGGGTACACCTGCAGCAAAATTGGTTGAAGAATATCTCAACGGCCGCGGCTTGCGAAATGATTCAAACAAAATAGGCTATAAAGAATTTTATGTGAGTGATATCCCTGCTAAGTTCAAAGAAATTGCCAACCGTTTTTTAGGCAGTAAAATTAATAATATTCATAAAGTTGAACTCGAAGAATTGACAAACGAACTTTAG
- a CDS encoding NUDIX hydrolase: MNFKVIKSKTVFEGKVFKVVVDEIKYNGSGNIAPRQVAVHPGGAVTVPVKSYGKIVMVTQFRYPFKEVLLELPAGKLNKNEDPEICAARELSEETGYSANKITRLGKIYTSPGFCSEVLHIFLAEDLVSGQHAREEGEEEMEVVELSLEEINEKIKNGEIVDAKTICGISLYKLHTRH; the protein is encoded by the coding sequence GTGAATTTTAAAGTTATTAAAAGCAAAACTGTTTTTGAAGGGAAAGTTTTTAAAGTAGTAGTAGATGAAATTAAATATAATGGTAGTGGAAATATTGCGCCACGACAAGTAGCAGTTCATCCAGGGGGAGCTGTTACTGTACCAGTTAAATCGTATGGCAAAATTGTTATGGTTACTCAATTTCGTTATCCTTTTAAAGAAGTTTTGTTAGAGTTACCCGCCGGAAAATTAAATAAGAATGAAGACCCAGAAATTTGTGCCGCAAGAGAACTAAGTGAAGAGACAGGATATTCTGCAAACAAAATTACCAGGCTTGGCAAAATATATACTTCGCCTGGTTTTTGTTCAGAGGTTCTGCATATATTTTTAGCGGAAGATTTAGTATCTGGTCAGCATGCTCGTGAAGAAGGAGAAGAAGAAATGGAAGTTGTGGAATTATCTCTTGAAGAAATAAATGAAAAAATCAAAAATGGTGAAATTGTGGATGCAAAGACGATTTGTGGAATTTCTCTATATAAACTACATACCAGACATTGA
- the bfr gene encoding bacterioferritin yields MKGDSKLIGVLNELLADELTAISQYMVHSEICDNWGYSKLHEAIKKQAIDEMHHAEWLIQRILFLEGNPIVNKLKEMKIGKSVPDFIYNDKAAEQDAIKAYNKGIALAREVSDESTAELLTKILKMEEGHVDWAEAQRAQIEQMGLESYLSNQV; encoded by the coding sequence ATGAAAGGTGATTCAAAATTAATTGGAGTATTAAATGAATTGTTAGCCGACGAATTAACAGCCATCAGTCAGTACATGGTTCATTCCGAAATATGTGATAATTGGGGCTACAGCAAACTCCACGAAGCAATTAAAAAACAGGCAATCGATGAAATGCATCACGCAGAATGGTTGATTCAAAGAATTTTATTTCTCGAAGGAAATCCAATAGTAAACAAATTAAAAGAAATGAAAATTGGGAAGTCAGTTCCGGATTTTATTTATAATGATAAGGCTGCTGAACAAGATGCTATCAAGGCATACAACAAAGGTATTGCTTTAGCAAGAGAAGTTAGCGATGAATCGACTGCAGAGTTGTTAACAAAAATTTTAAAAATGGAAGAGGGTCATGTTGATTGGGCTGAAGCTCAACGTGCACAAATTGAACAAATGGGATTAGAAAGTTACTTATCAAATCAAGTATAA
- a CDS encoding nodulation protein NfeD, which yields MKALILMALLLNMPIQQDSPKIDVIKIDGAINPVIASFIHDTLEKAKQEKTECLLIQLNTPGGLLKSTRIIVSDFLTSNIPIVVYVYPSGSQAASAGTIITLAANIAVMAPGTNIGAVHPVVMSEGNEANKKDSTNIMMEKVTNDAAAFIRSIAEKRHRNVEWAEKSVRESLSLTETEALKEKVIDFIARDLNELIFKINGIEVETASGLKTIHSKNAKLNFIEMNAFQKFLDIISDPSIAYILMMLGVYGLIFELSNPGSILPGIVGVISLILAFYSLHTLPINYAGLALIIFGIILFIAEIKVVSHGLLAAGGIISFLIGSLMFINTDTSTEFLSISLTVIITITILTALFFVFAVGKGITAQRRKPTTGSEGMIGEKGVALTNFNSFSSGKVLVHGEIWDANSADSEIKEGDNIEVKAVKGLKLIIKKVD from the coding sequence ATGAAAGCGTTAATATTAATGGCGCTTTTGCTAAATATGCCCATTCAACAAGACTCTCCCAAAATAGATGTAATTAAAATTGATGGTGCAATTAATCCTGTTATAGCAAGTTTTATTCACGATACACTTGAAAAAGCAAAACAAGAAAAAACTGAATGTCTATTAATTCAACTTAACACACCGGGTGGACTGCTAAAATCTACGCGAATAATAGTTAGTGATTTTCTTACATCTAATATCCCAATTGTTGTATATGTATATCCGTCAGGTTCACAAGCTGCATCAGCTGGGACAATTATTACACTCGCTGCCAATATAGCGGTAATGGCACCCGGCACTAATATTGGTGCGGTTCACCCTGTTGTTATGAGTGAGGGGAATGAAGCAAACAAAAAGGACAGCACTAATATAATGATGGAAAAAGTCACAAATGACGCAGCAGCTTTTATAAGAAGTATTGCAGAGAAACGTCATAGAAATGTTGAATGGGCTGAAAAGTCTGTAAGAGAAAGTTTGTCATTGACAGAGACCGAAGCACTAAAGGAAAAAGTTATTGATTTTATAGCAAGGGATTTAAATGAACTTATTTTTAAAATCAATGGAATAGAGGTTGAAACAGCAAGTGGCTTGAAAACTATTCATTCGAAGAATGCTAAACTTAATTTTATCGAAATGAACGCATTTCAAAAGTTTCTTGATATAATCAGTGACCCAAGTATAGCTTACATTCTTATGATGCTTGGCGTGTATGGTTTAATTTTTGAGTTAAGTAATCCTGGTTCAATTCTTCCCGGTATTGTTGGGGTTATTTCACTAATACTTGCATTTTACTCTTTACACACTCTGCCAATAAATTATGCTGGATTAGCATTAATAATTTTTGGAATAATTCTTTTCATTGCAGAGATAAAAGTAGTAAGTCACGGTTTATTAGCGGCGGGTGGAATTATATCTTTTTTAATCGGCTCTCTGATGTTCATTAACACTGATACGTCGACAGAATTTCTTAGCATTTCATTAACTGTTATAATTACAATTACAATCTTAACTGCTCTTTTTTTTGTTTTTGCAGTTGGTAAAGGTATTACAGCTCAACGAAGAAAACCAACAACAGGCAGTGAAGGTATGATAGGTGAAAAGGGAGTAGCATTAACTAATTTCAATTCTTTTTCTTCAGGAAAGGTATTAGTCCACGGTGAAATATGGGATGCTAACAGCGCTGATTCCGAGATTAAAGAGGGCGATAATATTGAAGTAAAAGCAGTGAAAGGGTTAAAATTGATTATAAAAAAAGTGGATTAA
- a CDS encoding slipin family protein produces MGAENITVTFIIVFFVILILASAIRILREYERAVIFRLGRLIPTKGPGLIFLIPIVDRMVRVSLRVVTLDVPPQDVITKDNVSIKVNAVVYFRVIDAAKAVVEVENFLFATSQLAQTTLRNILGQSELDELLSEREKINKHLQETIDTHTAPWGIKVSLVEVKNVDLPVEMQRAIARQAEAERERRAKVIHAEGEYQASQRLADASNIISSSPYALQLRFLQTLTEVAAEKNSTTIFPVPIDLFKPFLDLMEKSKKEK; encoded by the coding sequence ATGGGAGCCGAGAATATAACAGTTACGTTCATAATTGTTTTTTTTGTAATATTAATTTTAGCCAGTGCCATAAGAATTTTACGTGAATACGAGAGAGCTGTAATTTTTAGACTGGGCAGATTAATTCCTACAAAAGGTCCGGGACTTATTTTTTTAATTCCAATTGTAGATAGAATGGTTAGAGTAAGTCTTCGAGTTGTAACTTTGGATGTTCCACCGCAAGATGTAATAACTAAGGATAATGTTTCTATTAAGGTTAATGCAGTAGTCTACTTCAGGGTAATCGACGCAGCTAAAGCAGTAGTAGAGGTAGAAAATTTCCTTTTTGCTACTTCGCAATTAGCACAAACAACTTTAAGGAATATATTGGGTCAGTCTGAACTTGACGAATTATTGTCCGAGCGGGAAAAGATTAACAAGCATCTCCAGGAAACAATAGATACACACACAGCGCCGTGGGGAATAAAAGTTTCACTTGTAGAAGTTAAAAATGTAGATTTGCCGGTAGAAATGCAGCGTGCTATAGCTCGTCAAGCAGAAGCAGAAAGAGAACGCCGTGCTAAGGTAATTCATGCAGAAGGTGAATACCAAGCCTCTCAACGGTTGGCAGATGCATCGAATATTATAAGTTCTTCACCGTATGCGCTTCAGTTAAGATTTTTACAAACACTTACTGAAGTGGCAGCAGAAAAAAATTCAACTACTATATTCCCTGTGCCTATTGACCTTTTTAAGCCATTTTTAGATTTGATGGAAAAAAGTAAGAAGGAGAAATAA
- a CDS encoding ABC transporter ATP-binding protein has translation MNAIEFINVTKTYKKNITALNRLNITVKQGKLTGFIGVNGAGKTTSINIISGLLLPDFGNVKIFEEQIRKGDWAYKKSIGFVLEKPAYLEYLTGQEFLEFVSIMFEMSEDISKNRINELLEFFELTAQAKELIKTYSKGMIKKISLAAAILPRPKLLVLDEPLEGLDPISAYKTKKLFRSFVENGGTIFFSSHELGTVEDICDEIVVIHQGKNQFQGTIENFKKQFSIESSDITSLPLEELFVKMIDKNNTNNRNGVFNWI, from the coding sequence ATGAATGCTATAGAATTTATTAATGTTACTAAGACATATAAAAAAAATATAACAGCATTAAATAGATTAAATATAACTGTTAAACAAGGAAAACTGACAGGTTTTATTGGCGTAAATGGTGCTGGGAAAACTACATCAATTAATATTATTTCTGGATTATTACTTCCAGACTTTGGTAATGTAAAAATCTTTGAAGAACAAATAAGAAAAGGTGACTGGGCTTATAAGAAAAGTATTGGCTTTGTCTTAGAAAAACCTGCTTACCTTGAATACTTAACAGGTCAAGAGTTCCTTGAATTTGTTTCTATAATGTTTGAAATGAGCGAAGATATTTCAAAAAATAGAATAAATGAACTGCTTGAGTTCTTTGAATTGACTGCCCAAGCAAAAGAACTAATAAAAACTTACTCAAAAGGGATGATAAAAAAAATTTCTCTTGCTGCAGCAATTCTGCCCCGTCCTAAATTGCTAGTATTAGATGAACCATTAGAGGGACTAGATCCTATCTCAGCTTATAAAACGAAAAAACTGTTTCGATCTTTTGTAGAGAATGGTGGTACAATTTTTTTTAGTTCACATGAGTTAGGTACAGTTGAAGATATCTGTGACGAAATTGTAGTTATTCATCAAGGAAAAAATCAATTTCAAGGGACTATCGAAAATTTCAAAAAGCAATTCTCAATTGAATCATCGGATATAACTTCTCTTCCTCTGGAAGAATTATTTGTAAAAATGATTGATAAAAATAATACAAATAACCGAAATGGTGTTTTCAACTGGATTTAA
- a CDS encoding ABC transporter ATP-binding protein, with protein sequence MNNYVIIIKELYKTYNGIYAIDNLSLSVREKICFGLVGPNGAGKTTLINLLSGIIKADRGSVILLNEEMDIDNTKIKGKIGLLSQDLGLLNYLRCWEYLYFVARLYNVSKEQSENRINSLLRSLEIFKEKDRFLFEFSAGMQKKVAFIAAILHKPSIIFLDEPFESVDPISRKKMKDILKRMKEKGATILITSHALAEVEDFCDEVAIINKGKIVFQSETKDIRNKIKNEVTKETYQSLEEIFIDLTTDKNENDKMLSWL encoded by the coding sequence ATGAATAATTATGTAATTATAATTAAAGAGCTTTATAAAACCTATAATGGTATTTATGCCATTGATAATTTAAGTCTAAGTGTGAGAGAAAAAATTTGTTTTGGATTAGTAGGTCCAAATGGAGCTGGTAAAACGACCTTAATAAATTTATTAAGTGGTATCATTAAAGCTGATAGAGGCAGTGTAATATTGCTTAATGAAGAAATGGATATTGATAATACAAAGATTAAAGGTAAAATTGGACTTCTTTCACAAGACCTTGGTTTATTAAATTATCTTAGATGCTGGGAATATTTATATTTTGTAGCTCGGTTATATAATGTTAGTAAAGAACAATCTGAAAATCGCATTAATTCTTTGTTAAGAAGTTTAGAAATTTTTAAAGAAAAGGATAGATTTTTGTTTGAATTCTCAGCAGGCATGCAAAAGAAAGTAGCATTTATTGCAGCAATTTTACACAAACCCAGTATCATATTCTTAGACGAACCATTTGAAAGCGTCGATCCGATCTCACGCAAAAAAATGAAAGATATTTTAAAAAGAATGAAAGAGAAAGGAGCAACTATCTTAATAACTTCTCATGCCTTGGCAGAAGTTGAAGATTTTTGTGATGAAGTTGCAATTATAAACAAAGGTAAAATTGTTTTTCAATCAGAAACAAAAGATATACGAAACAAAATTAAAAACGAAGTTACAAAAGAAACATATCAATCACTTGAAGAGATATTTATAGATTTAACCACAGATAAAAATGAAAATGACAAAATGCTTTCATGGTTATAG
- a CDS encoding redoxin domain-containing protein, which translates to MKKELTAVLFIVIFITATIWVIVEGSKAEILPVGSKLPEIKLKTFYGLNTLKSNGYNKIIVIYFSKECSHCKYELDLLNKNINMLTNTEVYFITADKDYLDSEQIKEYKSLLQNKNVIFGVINKEEYNKNFGSNATPTLYFFNQKGILTSKIIGETKFERIIEELKKSDSPGYRISGSN; encoded by the coding sequence ATGAAAAAGGAATTAACGGCTGTATTATTTATTGTAATTTTTATTACTGCAACAATCTGGGTTATAGTAGAGGGTTCAAAAGCGGAAATATTGCCTGTTGGCAGTAAACTGCCTGAAATTAAATTAAAAACTTTTTATGGACTTAACACTTTGAAAAGTAATGGGTACAACAAAATTATCGTTATATATTTTAGTAAAGAATGTTCTCACTGTAAGTATGAGTTGGACTTATTAAATAAAAACATAAATATGCTAACCAACACAGAAGTATATTTTATTACTGCTGATAAAGATTATTTGGATAGTGAGCAAATAAAAGAATATAAATCACTATTGCAAAATAAAAATGTAATTTTTGGTGTAATTAACAAAGAAGAATACAATAAAAATTTTGGAAGCAATGCTACACCAACGCTTTACTTTTTTAATCAAAAAGGAATACTTACATCGAAAATAATAGGAGAGACAAAGTTTGAGCGAATTATAGAAGAATTAAAAAAATCCGATAGCCCGGGATATCGGATTAGCGGCAGTAATTAA